One Halobaculum sp. CBA1158 DNA segment encodes these proteins:
- a CDS encoding ABC transporter substrate-binding protein — MSEDTTRRRFLTAAGSGVAAALAGCSGNQPNEQSTDTAADTPSSTDTATATPESEREYTGGTLQLASNGPVQTLDPINAKGSGAGYNQYNGTLMAFENGDLPPVAGLATDYEVSDDGLTYTFQLREGVQFHNGDELTAQDFVYSWERLAGAEETRNADDIVGDTFAIDHEKQDDLDGVSAYIPGTLAVEAVDDYTFEFTMATPFTGTMSQIASGTFAPIPEGAVAYPKDYEDHEGVDGLMWEGEYEYNEYFSTSGDGPFFAGTGAFQIDAWSKGDQIRLSAFEDYYGEGPYIDEIVYTVIGNQQTRFSRFKNGNLDILLEGMPTAAFNSDRRSIDRDRGTYRTGTYELDNGTTVNYGEAPTLSTDYLVFNAARTPKPVRQAIAHLINQERISQDVYKGLQPAAYHLTPPGAFMAREGENPGENYNKHYQDGHRNRMDQFSDGYPYGVGEARIDEARRIMEEAGYSEDDPYEVEFTVFSGDGAWDSIAQTLRDKATAAYIDINIVKADFGTIIGQALDGAMDMFSLGDGMEWPESDNFLRFIPPYDNPSGMFTRWTYQVVCSDVDFDGDDGDTVGSNVYAELDGDFPEDHVKVDTENNEVRVAIEDVTPDELESAINDAGYNYGEAESTQAEFDPLMPESDREWDTYLENRGPGEDAVRARDEVYYFQEEVNWAAVQELPLVHSVSQRLWQDRVNVRMAGTMENQTFNTLTLQDQDGN, encoded by the coding sequence ATGTCCGAGGACACCACTCGGCGACGCTTCCTCACGGCGGCAGGCTCGGGCGTGGCGGCCGCGCTCGCGGGTTGCTCCGGGAACCAACCGAACGAACAATCGACCGATACCGCGGCCGACACACCCAGTTCGACGGACACGGCGACAGCGACGCCGGAATCCGAGCGGGAGTACACCGGCGGAACCCTCCAGTTGGCCTCCAACGGTCCGGTCCAGACGCTCGACCCGATAAACGCCAAGGGGTCGGGCGCTGGCTATAACCAGTACAACGGCACGCTCATGGCGTTCGAGAACGGCGACCTCCCGCCGGTCGCCGGGCTCGCGACGGACTACGAGGTCTCAGACGACGGGCTTACCTACACCTTCCAGCTCCGGGAGGGAGTCCAGTTCCACAACGGCGACGAACTGACGGCGCAGGACTTCGTCTACTCGTGGGAGCGGCTCGCGGGTGCCGAGGAGACCCGCAACGCCGACGACATCGTCGGCGACACGTTCGCCATCGACCACGAGAAGCAGGACGACTTGGACGGCGTCTCGGCGTACATCCCCGGGACCCTCGCCGTCGAGGCGGTGGACGACTACACCTTCGAGTTCACGATGGCGACCCCGTTCACGGGCACGATGTCGCAGATCGCCAGCGGCACGTTCGCCCCGATCCCCGAGGGCGCGGTCGCGTACCCGAAGGACTACGAGGACCACGAGGGCGTCGACGGCCTGATGTGGGAGGGTGAGTACGAGTACAACGAGTACTTCTCCACGTCGGGTGACGGCCCGTTCTTCGCGGGTACGGGGGCGTTCCAGATCGACGCCTGGAGCAAGGGCGACCAGATCCGTCTGTCGGCGTTCGAGGACTACTACGGCGAGGGGCCGTACATCGACGAAATCGTCTACACCGTGATCGGGAACCAGCAGACGCGGTTCTCCCGGTTCAAGAACGGGAACCTCGACATCCTCCTAGAGGGAATGCCGACGGCGGCGTTCAACTCGGATCGGCGGTCCATCGACCGCGACCGCGGTACCTATCGCACGGGCACCTACGAACTCGACAACGGAACCACCGTCAACTACGGGGAGGCTCCGACGCTGTCGACGGATTACCTCGTCTTCAACGCCGCGCGGACCCCGAAGCCGGTCCGGCAGGCGATCGCCCACCTGATCAACCAGGAGCGCATCTCCCAGGACGTGTACAAGGGGCTCCAGCCCGCGGCGTACCACCTCACGCCGCCGGGCGCGTTCATGGCCCGGGAGGGCGAGAACCCCGGCGAGAACTACAACAAACACTACCAGGACGGGCACCGCAACCGGATGGATCAGTTCTCGGACGGCTATCCCTACGGCGTCGGCGAAGCACGGATCGACGAGGCCCGGCGCATCATGGAGGAGGCCGGCTACAGCGAGGACGACCCCTACGAGGTCGAGTTCACCGTGTTCTCCGGTGACGGCGCTTGGGACTCCATCGCTCAGACGCTGCGCGACAAGGCGACGGCCGCCTACATCGACATCAACATCGTCAAGGCCGACTTCGGGACGATCATCGGACAGGCCCTCGACGGGGCGATGGACATGTTTTCGCTGGGCGACGGGATGGAGTGGCCGGAGTCGGACAACTTCCTCCGGTTCATCCCGCCGTACGACAACCCCAGCGGGATGTTCACTCGGTGGACCTACCAGGTGGTCTGCTCGGACGTCGACTTCGACGGCGACGACGGCGACACCGTCGGTTCGAACGTCTACGCGGAGCTCGACGGCGACTTCCCCGAGGACCACGTGAAGGTCGACACCGAAAACAACGAGGTCCGAGTCGCGATCGAGGACGTCACTCCCGACGAGTTGGAATCAGCGATCAACGACGCCGGCTACAACTACGGCGAGGCCGAGTCCACGCAGGCGGAGTTCGACCCGCTGATGCCGGAGTCGGACCGCGAGTGGGACACGTACCTCGAGAACCGCGGACCGGGCGAGGATGCGGTCCGTGCACGCGACGAGGTCTACTACTTCCAGGAGGAGGTCAACTGGGCCGCCGTCCAGGAACTCCCGCTCGTTCACTCCGTCTCCCAGCGGCTCTGGCAGGATCGGGTGAACGTCCGCATGGCCGGGACCATGGAGAACCAGACGTTCAACACCCTCACGCTCCAGGACCAGGACGGCAACTGA
- a CDS encoding ABC transporter permease, with the protein MNRLKYIVKRVLMSVPVLWLGTSMTWFIIYQGPVDPAANLLSGNERLTEAKYEAARTELGLDQPPLQHYVDWMWNLFTLDLGQTWLVYTGSNVGALVLDFLPRTVWLGFWSVLIAICIGVPLGFYAGIRSNSVADYIASVSGIVWRAMPNFWLAVILLALLVGSESLFGFDWDTFLIDLPSGVTGNPGLSYMAGDPLALFTQPRETLAAIKKILPAALVLGSASMGNEMRIGRTAVLETKNEQYVDFARARGVPGRAIVWKHVFRNALVPLVPVITTEAFLLIGGSVLVESVFGINGMGKLFFDAAIQGDLPLVGSLMFVFIVLMLTINIAQDILYTLIDPRVGYDGT; encoded by the coding sequence ATGAACCGGCTGAAATACATCGTCAAGCGCGTCCTCATGTCCGTCCCGGTCCTGTGGTTGGGAACCAGTATGACCTGGTTCATCATCTACCAGGGTCCCGTGGACCCCGCCGCCAACCTCCTGAGCGGAAACGAACGACTCACGGAGGCGAAGTACGAGGCGGCCCGGACCGAACTCGGCCTCGATCAACCCCCGTTACAGCACTACGTCGACTGGATGTGGAACCTGTTCACGCTTGATCTCGGACAGACGTGGCTGGTGTACACCGGCTCTAACGTCGGCGCGCTGGTGCTCGATTTCCTGCCGCGGACCGTCTGGCTCGGCTTCTGGTCGGTGCTCATCGCGATCTGCATCGGCGTACCGCTGGGCTTCTACGCCGGGATCCGCTCGAACTCCGTCGCCGACTACATCGCCTCCGTTTCGGGGATCGTCTGGCGCGCGATGCCGAACTTCTGGCTCGCGGTGATCCTCCTCGCGCTGCTGGTCGGCTCGGAGTCGCTGTTCGGCTTCGACTGGGACACCTTCTTGATCGACTTGCCCTCCGGTGTGACCGGGAACCCCGGACTCTCGTACATGGCCGGCGACCCGCTCGCCCTCTTCACGCAGCCGCGAGAGACGCTCGCGGCGATCAAGAAGATCCTGCCGGCCGCGCTCGTGTTGGGCTCGGCGTCGATGGGCAACGAGATGCGTATCGGGCGGACCGCGGTCCTCGAGACGAAGAACGAACAGTACGTCGACTTCGCTCGTGCACGCGGCGTTCCCGGACGAGCGATCGTCTGGAAGCACGTGTTCAGGAACGCGCTCGTCCCGCTGGTTCCGGTGATCACCACGGAGGCGTTCCTCCTCATCGGCGGCAGCGTCCTCGTCGAGTCCGTGTTCGGGATCAACGGGATGGGGAAGCTGTTCTTCGACGCCGCGATACAGGGCGACCTCCCGCTGGTCGGGTCGCTGATGTTCGTGTTCATCGTGCTCATGCTCACCATCAACATCGCACAGGACATCCTCTACACCTTGATCGACCCCCGCGTGGGCTACGACGGGACCTGA
- a CDS encoding ABC transporter permease, with amino-acid sequence MATPTRTLTDGEAAPLRDRITANPRPAATWLAVAAVLFALQAGAIAQFLAAALADAAAALPGVAAPAAVLALERAADAVPTLLSRETIPNRGYYDGSGYVGTFLGLSPDLAWLLRAGLIYAYSFATLGWLWVGYERYRTHYRIADWTPRDDVIDRFRSHKWGLFGVAVVAMFFVMVLFAPALSPTTTAANLENPYQHEVTYWADGGTQTVTVGQANLGSQSQGTPQENVGPMQYDDYGRIHPFGTLPSGKDLFTFIAHGSRISLIIGLVSVGLSVSIAIVLALVTAYYRGKIDLGAVLVSDAVMGMPQLLLLIMLSVILSGTWVGKIYSGAFVLALIFAGTGWPAMWRSFRGPALQVSNREWVDAAKSFGQTPTAIMRKHMLPYITGYVLVYGSMTLGGAIIAIAGLSFLGLGVNPPTPEWGRAVNAGQDYVTTASWHISLIPGILITLVVTGFNALGDGVRDAIDPESDAESENAASGRGGGA; translated from the coding sequence ATGGCGACACCAACCAGAACCCTCACCGATGGCGAGGCCGCACCGCTTCGAGATCGAATCACCGCGAACCCCCGCCCTGCGGCGACCTGGCTGGCCGTGGCCGCCGTGCTGTTCGCGCTCCAGGCCGGAGCAATTGCGCAGTTCCTGGCGGCGGCGCTCGCTGACGCCGCGGCCGCGCTGCCGGGGGTCGCCGCCCCTGCGGCCGTGCTCGCGCTCGAACGGGCGGCCGACGCCGTCCCGACGCTGCTCTCCCGCGAGACGATCCCGAACCGAGGGTACTACGACGGGAGCGGTTACGTCGGGACGTTCCTCGGGTTATCGCCGGACCTGGCGTGGCTGCTTCGGGCGGGGCTCATCTACGCGTACTCGTTCGCGACGCTGGGCTGGCTGTGGGTCGGTTACGAGCGGTACCGTACCCACTACCGGATCGCCGACTGGACCCCGCGTGACGACGTGATCGACCGGTTCCGGAGCCACAAGTGGGGGCTGTTCGGCGTCGCCGTCGTCGCGATGTTCTTCGTGATGGTCCTGTTCGCGCCGGCGCTCAGTCCCACGACGACGGCGGCGAACCTGGAGAACCCCTACCAGCACGAGGTGACCTACTGGGCAGACGGGGGCACGCAGACGGTCACCGTCGGGCAGGCGAACTTGGGATCGCAGTCCCAGGGAACGCCACAGGAGAACGTCGGTCCGATGCAGTACGACGACTACGGCCGGATCCACCCGTTCGGGACGCTACCGAGTGGAAAGGACCTGTTCACGTTCATCGCCCACGGGTCGCGGATCTCGTTGATCATCGGTTTGGTGTCGGTCGGCCTCTCCGTGTCGATCGCGATCGTCCTCGCGCTGGTGACGGCGTACTACCGGGGGAAGATAGACCTCGGCGCAGTACTCGTCTCTGACGCCGTGATGGGGATGCCGCAGTTGCTCCTGCTCATCATGCTGTCCGTGATCCTCTCCGGGACGTGGGTCGGGAAGATATACTCGGGGGCGTTCGTGCTCGCGTTGATCTTCGCGGGCACGGGCTGGCCGGCGATGTGGCGGTCGTTCCGCGGCCCGGCGTTGCAGGTGTCGAACCGCGAGTGGGTCGACGCCGCGAAGTCGTTCGGACAGACGCCCACGGCGATCATGCGAAAACACATGCTCCCGTACATCACCGGCTACGTGCTCGTGTACGGGTCGATGACGTTGGGCGGGGCGATCATCGCCATCGCCGGGCTCTCGTTCCTCGGGCTGGGTGTCAACCCGCCCACGCCCGAGTGGGGACGAGCGGTCAACGCGGGGCAGGACTACGTGACGACCGCCTCGTGGCACATCTCGCTCATCCCGGGAATCCTGATCACGCTCGTGGTGACGGGGTTCAACGCCCTCGGCGACGGCGTTCGCGACGCTATCGACCCCGAGTCCGACGCCGAAAGCGAGAACGCCGCGAGCGGTCGCGGGGGTGGTGCCTGA
- a CDS encoding ABC transporter ATP-binding protein, with the protein MRPNGADGGDALLEVEGLTTVFHTDKETIRAVDDVSFAVGEGETLGIVGESGSGKSVTARSILGLIDSPGVIESGSIRFRGNELTDDNWDTHRGDISIVFQDPSNSLNPVYTVGNQIRETLRIHQGLRGQEARDEAVQLLESVGIPDARRRVTEYPHQFSGGMRQRAVIAVALACDPDLLVCDEPTTALDVTIQAQILELLDDLQDREDLAIVFITHDMGVIEETADRVNVMYAGEIVESAPVDELYDGPQHPYTRGLLASIPGRTVSGDRLPTIGGEVPTPTTEPTDCRFADRCPEAFDACDRVHPEPIRVGPDHTAACLLHEEEYDRDLDAGDPREEGTPDGDAVADGGDRV; encoded by the coding sequence ATGCGACCGAACGGGGCCGACGGCGGCGACGCGCTCCTCGAGGTCGAGGGGCTGACGACGGTCTTCCACACCGACAAGGAGACGATACGCGCGGTCGACGACGTCTCCTTCGCCGTCGGGGAGGGCGAAACCCTCGGGATCGTCGGCGAGTCCGGCTCGGGCAAATCGGTCACGGCACGGTCGATCCTCGGGTTGATCGACTCCCCCGGCGTCATCGAGTCCGGCTCGATCCGGTTCCGCGGGAACGAGCTGACCGACGACAACTGGGACACGCACCGCGGCGACATCTCGATCGTGTTCCAGGACCCGAGCAACTCGCTCAACCCGGTGTACACCGTCGGGAATCAGATCCGCGAGACGCTGCGGATCCACCAGGGGCTGCGGGGCCAGGAGGCCCGCGATGAGGCCGTCCAGTTGCTCGAGTCGGTCGGGATCCCCGACGCCAGACGACGGGTTACCGAGTACCCGCACCAGTTCTCCGGCGGGATGCGCCAGCGGGCGGTCATCGCCGTCGCGCTGGCGTGCGATCCGGACCTGCTCGTGTGTGACGAGCCGACGACCGCGCTCGACGTGACGATCCAAGCGCAGATCCTGGAGCTGCTCGACGACCTACAAGACCGAGAAGACCTCGCGATCGTGTTCATCACCCACGACATGGGCGTCATCGAGGAGACCGCCGATCGGGTGAACGTCATGTACGCCGGCGAGATCGTGGAGTCGGCTCCCGTCGACGAACTGTACGACGGGCCACAGCACCCGTACACGCGAGGGCTGCTCGCGTCGATCCCCGGCCGGACGGTCTCCGGCGACCGGCTGCCGACGATCGGCGGCGAGGTCCCCACCCCGACAACCGAGCCGACCGACTGTCGGTTCGCCGATCGCTGTCCGGAGGCGTTCGATGCCTGCGACCGCGTCCATCCGGAGCCGATCCGGGTCGGTCCCGACCATACTGCCGCGTGTCTGCTCCACGAGGAGGAGTACGATCGCGACCTCGACGCCGGCGATCCCCGGGAAGAGGGAACCCCTGACGGCGACGCCGTCGCCGATGGAGGTGATCGCGTGTGA
- a CDS encoding ABC transporter ATP-binding protein: MKKYYDNDGFLGDDPVKAVDGVSFDIRRGETLGLVGESGCGKTTLGRTILGLEDATDGEVVSDGRNVARLSGKQLREWQRDAQMVFQDPEASLNDRMTVGEIVREPLDAHDWGTPDERKRRVFELLDLVGLNEEHYYRYPHQFSGGQRQRVGIARALALEPEFIVLDEPVSALDVSVQARVINLLEDLQEELGLTYLFIAHDLSVVRHIADRVAVMYLGEVVELGDTESVYDDPSHPYTVSLLSAIPGSHTGVDRDRVTLQGTPPSPRDPPQGCRFSTRCPAKVRPDEFEDLSQDAWERIDALHSVLRQRTNAETGVTERLKQRLGLAADAADVDEVVADLFGWHPGDDEVEAGPDDSLLTDDARTALKDAIQFARQGKDEEATAVLREAFGSVCNRERPEAHVIDDDGRISRCVRHQDGYDAPSEVIDRRYAHRDD, translated from the coding sequence CTGAAGAAGTACTACGACAACGACGGATTCCTCGGCGACGACCCGGTCAAGGCGGTCGACGGCGTCTCGTTCGACATCCGCCGCGGCGAGACGCTGGGGCTCGTCGGCGAGTCCGGCTGCGGGAAGACGACGCTCGGCCGGACGATCCTCGGCCTCGAGGACGCGACCGACGGCGAGGTCGTCTCGGACGGGCGCAACGTGGCGCGCCTCTCGGGGAAACAGCTCCGCGAGTGGCAGCGGGACGCACAGATGGTGTTTCAGGACCCCGAGGCGAGCCTGAACGACCGGATGACGGTCGGCGAGATCGTCCGGGAGCCGCTGGACGCCCACGACTGGGGGACCCCCGACGAGCGGAAACGACGCGTGTTCGAGCTGCTCGATCTCGTCGGCCTCAACGAAGAGCACTACTACCGCTACCCGCACCAGTTCTCGGGCGGGCAGCGTCAGCGCGTCGGGATCGCGCGCGCGCTCGCGCTCGAACCGGAGTTCATCGTGCTCGACGAGCCTGTGTCGGCGCTCGACGTGAGCGTTCAGGCCCGAGTGATCAACCTCCTGGAAGACCTGCAGGAGGAACTCGGTCTCACCTACCTGTTCATCGCGCACGACCTCAGCGTCGTCCGGCACATCGCCGACCGGGTCGCCGTGATGTACCTCGGCGAGGTGGTCGAGTTGGGCGACACGGAGTCGGTGTACGACGACCCGTCTCACCCGTACACGGTGTCGTTGCTGTCGGCGATTCCGGGGAGCCACACCGGCGTGGACCGCGACCGCGTGACGCTGCAGGGGACGCCGCCCTCGCCGCGGGACCCGCCCCAGGGCTGTCGGTTCTCCACACGCTGTCCGGCGAAGGTCCGTCCAGACGAGTTCGAGGACCTCTCACAGGACGCGTGGGAGCGCATCGACGCGCTTCATTCGGTGTTGCGTCAGCGGACGAACGCCGAGACGGGCGTCACCGAACGGCTGAAGCAGCGACTCGGGCTCGCGGCCGACGCGGCCGACGTCGACGAGGTGGTCGCCGATCTGTTCGGCTGGCATCCGGGCGACGACGAGGTCGAAGCCGGTCCCGACGACTCGCTGCTCACCGACGACGCCCGAACGGCCCTCAAAGACGCGATACAGTTCGCCCGCCAGGGCAAAGACGAGGAAGCGACCGCCGTACTACGGGAGGCGTTCGGATCGGTGTGTAACCGCGAACGCCCGGAGGCGCACGTCATCGACGACGACGGGCGCATCAGCCGGTGTGTCCGTCACCAGGACGGGTACGACGCGCCGAGCGAGGTCATCGACCGTCGATACGCCCACCGCGACGACTGA
- a CDS encoding phage N-6-adenine-methyltransferase — MSDPSVDETDNEKDLHHGPMMQAEQDPSNNEYGTPSELWRRLAQPVDGFDVDPCSGAEATPIAPTRYTEEDDGLRQAWHGDVFVNPPWSSNGDASAKEQWLSKCRAEANRDAVDSVVVLLPSDTSAGWFHEHVLAAEIVCFYGPGRLSFDGGGKNPSFGILIPVYGDDAEAYRDVLDSIGTVIDGRGVYQPTIQTGLVAAAQRGDSA, encoded by the coding sequence GTGAGTGATCCGTCTGTAGACGAGACTGATAACGAGAAGGACCTGCACCACGGACCGATGATGCAGGCTGAGCAGGACCCGTCAAACAATGAGTACGGAACGCCGTCGGAACTCTGGCGGCGGCTCGCTCAGCCCGTCGACGGATTCGATGTTGACCCGTGCTCGGGCGCGGAGGCCACGCCGATCGCGCCGACGCGTTACACCGAAGAAGACGACGGGCTCCGGCAGGCGTGGCACGGCGACGTTTTCGTGAACCCACCGTGGTCGTCCAACGGCGACGCCAGCGCGAAAGAACAATGGCTCTCGAAGTGCCGCGCGGAGGCGAACCGTGATGCCGTCGATTCGGTGGTCGTGTTGCTGCCGTCGGACACCTCGGCCGGCTGGTTCCACGAGCACGTCCTCGCTGCGGAGATCGTGTGCTTCTACGGCCCTGGTCGACTCTCGTTCGACGGCGGCGGCAAGAACCCGTCATTCGGTATCCTCATCCCGGTCTACGGCGACGACGCCGAAGCCTACCGCGACGTTCTCGACTCGATCGGCACGGTCATCGATGGCCGCGGGGTCTACCAGCCAACCATTCAGACTGGTCTGGTCGCAGCGGCCCAAAGAGGTGACTCTGCGTGA
- a CDS encoding helix-turn-helix domain-containing protein — MDVIALKLPDGLREDLPPSTKLVLLILQEAEQPLTLDAIATRTALPKETVRRRCRELVEHDLVSKHPSLSDARRVRFKATQTAPPPPDSG, encoded by the coding sequence ATGGACGTGATCGCGCTGAAGCTTCCCGACGGTCTCCGTGAGGATCTCCCGCCGAGCACCAAACTCGTGCTGTTGATCCTCCAGGAGGCAGAACAACCACTCACACTCGATGCGATCGCAACGCGGACGGCACTCCCGAAAGAGACAGTGCGACGGCGATGTCGCGAACTCGTCGAGCACGACCTCGTCAGCAAGCATCCGTCGCTCTCCGACGCGCGTCGCGTCCGCTTCAAGGCGACCCAGACCGCACCCCCACCCCCAGATAGCGGGTAA
- a CDS encoding helix-hairpin-helix domain-containing protein, whose protein sequence is MTEDLTEIPGVGPARADALTDAGFDTPADVRDASPEALADRVDGFGEKTAEKVYENAAAGDNVAEMGRPSKLNVQRQEAIASMIEDGQSIRAACRCNGISHETFYDWLRKGDEQEEGVYADFADRIARARGAGESRLVDDIIETAREKGDTRTLLSVLKSRYPESWGDADAGDSESTVEVYLTADRD, encoded by the coding sequence ATGACTGAAGACCTGACCGAGATCCCTGGAGTCGGCCCTGCTCGCGCCGACGCGCTCACCGACGCTGGCTTCGACACGCCCGCCGATGTCCGCGACGCATCGCCGGAGGCTCTCGCCGACCGCGTCGACGGCTTCGGCGAGAAGACCGCCGAGAAGGTGTACGAAAACGCGGCCGCCGGCGACAACGTCGCCGAGATGGGTCGCCCGTCGAAGCTCAACGTCCAGCGCCAGGAGGCGATCGCCTCGATGATCGAGGACGGCCAGTCGATCCGCGCGGCGTGCCGGTGCAACGGCATCAGTCACGAGACGTTCTACGACTGGCTCCGAAAGGGCGACGAGCAGGAGGAGGGCGTCTACGCTGACTTTGCTGACAGGATCGCACGCGCACGCGGTGCCGGAGAAAGTCGCCTCGTCGACGACATCATCGAGACGGCACGCGAGAAGGGCGACACGCGAACGCTCCTCTCGGTGCTGAAGTCGCGCTACCCCGAGTCGTGGGGCGACGCCGACGCCGGGGACAGCGAATCCACGGTCGAGGTCTACCTCACCGCCGATCGAGACTGA
- a CDS encoding phage terminase large subunit — MSTSTVGQDAVPQPTHAQWDRGRNTEPLRPYVHGDLDVAPQEEFLAGPAGEAPTESTAQSHAFVSGLGAGKTAAGIIRAVANAERWNPGELGMIVAPTSPAMKNAILPVMREFGLLDAWEYRGKGSEQPGLHTPSGSRIILESADNDRKIQRLRGPNLAWVWMDEAAAIAERAWEILAGRLRVGDYRNAFVTTTPKGKNWVYDRFYDDSGKAVHREDPYEVVTANDARGVFGVPSWVNPHNPDDYVERLEREYSGDFFDQEVRGEFTKFEGLVYPWFERDTHVLDETPSPDELDETIYGVDWGHNNPAVVLALGRRGDQWVVLEEFYERRCTVNDQVDVAERIVDQWGTGRVYCDPADASSIETFRRAGLDAVPAQNDVTPGIQAVASKRDELRVVAACQNVRNEFGLYQYKDADQGDDPEKKNDHAMDALRYALFSHERSGGRVSRAGSMSDLLG, encoded by the coding sequence ATGAGCACGAGCACCGTCGGCCAGGACGCCGTCCCGCAACCGACCCACGCGCAGTGGGATCGCGGGCGGAACACGGAGCCCCTGCGCCCGTACGTCCACGGCGACCTCGACGTCGCTCCCCAGGAGGAGTTCCTCGCCGGTCCCGCAGGCGAGGCACCGACTGAGTCGACGGCGCAGTCGCACGCGTTCGTGTCCGGGCTCGGTGCCGGCAAGACCGCAGCGGGGATCATCCGCGCCGTCGCGAATGCCGAGCGATGGAACCCGGGCGAGCTCGGGATGATCGTCGCGCCGACGTCGCCGGCGATGAAAAACGCGATCCTCCCTGTGATGCGGGAGTTCGGCCTCCTCGACGCCTGGGAATACCGCGGGAAAGGCTCGGAACAACCAGGCCTCCACACGCCGTCGGGGTCGCGCATCATTCTCGAATCGGCTGACAACGACCGCAAGATCCAGCGCCTCCGCGGCCCGAACCTCGCGTGGGTCTGGATGGACGAGGCGGCCGCGATCGCCGAGCGGGCGTGGGAGATCCTCGCCGGTCGTCTCCGCGTCGGTGACTACCGGAACGCGTTCGTCACAACCACGCCGAAGGGGAAGAACTGGGTCTACGACCGCTTCTACGACGACTCTGGAAAGGCAGTCCACCGCGAGGATCCGTACGAAGTCGTCACCGCGAATGACGCACGGGGCGTGTTCGGCGTGCCGTCGTGGGTCAACCCGCACAACCCCGACGACTACGTCGAGCGCCTGGAGCGCGAGTACTCGGGCGACTTCTTCGACCAAGAGGTCCGCGGTGAGTTCACCAAGTTCGAGGGCCTCGTCTACCCGTGGTTCGAGCGCGACACGCACGTCCTCGACGAGACCCCCTCACCGGACGAGCTCGACGAAACGATCTACGGCGTCGACTGGGGTCACAACAACCCAGCCGTCGTCCTCGCGCTCGGTCGCCGTGGTGACCAGTGGGTCGTCTTGGAGGAGTTCTACGAGCGCCGGTGCACGGTCAACGACCAGGTGGACGTCGCCGAGCGCATCGTCGACCAATGGGGCACGGGGCGCGTCTACTGCGACCCGGCAGACGCATCGAGCATCGAGACGTTCCGCAGGGCCGGCCTCGACGCAGTCCCCGCGCAGAATGACGTCACGCCGGGGATCCAGGCGGTCGCCTCGAAGCGAGATGAACTCCGCGTCGTCGCCGCCTGCCAGAACGTCCGCAACGAGTTCGGCCTCTACCAGTACAAGGACGCCGACCAGGGCGACGATCCGGAGAAGAAGAACGACCACGCGATGGACGCGCTCCGATATGCGCTGTTCTCTCACGAGCGCTCCGGCGGCCGCGTCAGCCGTGCTGGCTCGATGAGCGACCTCCTGGGGTGA